One region of Alosa sapidissima isolate fAloSap1 chromosome 1, fAloSap1.pri, whole genome shotgun sequence genomic DNA includes:
- the zfyve28 gene encoding LOW QUALITY PROTEIN: lateral signaling target protein 2 homolog (The sequence of the model RefSeq protein was modified relative to this genomic sequence to represent the inferred CDS: inserted 2 bases in 1 codon): protein MNRFRKWLYKPKRTDPQLLAQFYYADEELNQVAMELDGLDGRRDPQRCTLLVNQFRSCQDNVLNIINQIMEECIPEERANRDFCVKFPEEIRHDNLAGQLWFGAECLAAGSIIMNREIESMAMRPLAKDLTRSLEEVRNLTREQALRDLHSYTQRIRDALRHFDSLFAEFELCYVSAMVPVKSPKEYYTQQEVIVLFCETVERALKLGYLTQDMIDDYEPALMFTIPRLAIVCGLVVYSEGPLDLERKAEDMSELFRPFRTLLKKIRDLLQTLTEEELQTLERSLCISSDAEFPPAPXPPTRTPPSPPHTHTHTPQAEEASQWEEVGVALLGETEDEEAALEQEEAGLQQEEEVELACSMQYDEEEYEQLNMLVHRLGDHMTSLLSPPSQGQSPSHSSSASSTNPSPLHTHATPPTHTHTREDERVFLMDDLEGGGAIATITNEEELRIGPAPSRPSPNHTPGPPHSLCNGWSRPRPSEEAFTTAHGGWGVCGGAEPAEVIASRTGGMKLSATVIFNPVSQSEHTLVLPHPGEAGSCGGGVGLLHSCVCCAGCQDAHDSVSLETAAMATLGLSLGLDKRRSGRKGDVQLTPPSPRTSHTPHTLTSTEHTDPSEDKSALTHTHTSDEHTAHTPSGEENTLPAAACGELRPAPASGSKVSPGRSEERTPEDTHRDARDIKRISRFQDSPLSSVSSSDCESVSVTTCSLSSTYTPSPISSLTSSSEGLDQQDMQLALQAAKTAARNKIRSRFHSSSDLIHRLFVCISGVADQLQTNYASDLRSILKTLFEVMATKSDQGDNDKQKKGPVRSGLLEDCVLCQESSSSSDVTTKAHDEQVEDPPEWVPDDACSSCVSCKAPFTVIRRKHHCRSCGKIFCSRCSSHSAPLPRYGQMKPVRVCTHCYMFHVTPFYRDRTGI, encoded by the exons CGGACTGACCCGCAGCTGTTGGCCCAGTTCTACTACGCTGACGAGGAGCTCAACCAGGTTGCCATGGAGCTGGACGGCCTGGACGGCCGACGGGATCCGCAGAGGTGCACGCTATTGGTCAACCAGTTCCGCTCctgccag gataATGTGTTGAACATCATTAACCAGATCATGGAGGAGTGTATCCCGGAGGAGCGAGCCAACCGAGACTTCTGTGTTAAATTCCCAGAAGAGATTCGTCATGACAACCTGGCAGGACAACTGTGGTTTGGAGCAGAG TGTCTGGCGGCGGGGTCCATCATCATGAACCGTGAGATTGAGAGCATGGCGATGCGTCCGCTGGCCAAGGATCTGACGCGTAGCCTGGAGGAGGTGCGCAACCTGACGCGAGAGCAGGCGCTCCGTGACCTCCACAGCTACACACAGCGCATACGGGACGCCCTGCGACACTTCGACAGCCTCTTCGCCGAGTTTGAGCTCTG ttaTGTATCAGCTATGGTTCCTGTGAAGTCCCCTAAAGAGTACTACACCCAGCAAGAGGTCATCGTGCTCTTTTGTGAGACTGTGGAGAG agcgCTGAAGCTAGGCTACCTCACACAAGACATGATAGATGATTACGAACCTGCTCTCATGTTTACAATCCCAAGACTGGCCATCGtctg TGGTCTGGTGGTGTATTCTGAAGGCCCTCTGGATCTGGAGCGTAAGGCAGAAGACATGTCTGAGCTCTTCAGACCATTCCGCACTTTACTGAAGAagatcag ggacctGCTGCAGACGCTGACGGAGGAGGAGCTGCAGACGCTGGAGCGGAGTCTGTGCATCTCTTCAGACGCCGAGTTCCCCCccgcgcc cccccccaccagaacaccccccagccccccgcacactcacactcacaccccgCAGGCCGAGGAGGCCAGCCAATGGGAGGAGGTGGGTGTGGCCCTGCTGGGGGAGACAGAGGATGAAGAGGCGGCTCTTGAGCAGGAAGAGGCGGGGCTTCagcaggaagaggaagtggaGCTGGCGTGCTCCATGCAGTATGACGAGGAGGAGTACGAGCAGCTCAACATGCTGGTGCATCGCCTTGGCGACCACATGACATCATTGCTGTCCCCGCCCAGCCAGGGCCAGAGCCCCTCCCACTCCAGCTCCGCCTCCAGCACAAACCCCtcccccctgcacacacacgccacaccccccacacacacacacacacgggaggaCGAGCGAGTCTTCTTAATGGATGACCTGGAGGGGGGAGGAGCCATAGCCACCATCACCAATGAGGAGGAGCTCCGCATAGGCCCCGCCCCCTCCCGGCCCTCGCCCAATCACACGCCTGGCCCTCCGCACTCCCTCTGCAACGGTTGGTCGAGGCCCCGTCCGTCAGAAGAGGCGTTCACTACGGCGCACGGCGGctggggggtgtgtgggggggcggaGCCTGCTGAGGTCATCGCCAGCAGAACGGGCGGAATGAAGCTGTCGGCCACGGTCATCTTCAACCCcgtcagccaatcagagcacACGCTGGTGCTGCCCCACCCAGGGGAGGCGGGGTCGTGCGGAGGGGGCGTCGGCCTGCTGCACTCCTGCGTGTGCTGTGCTGGTTGCCAGGACGCCCATGACAGCGTCAGCCTGGAGACGGCCGCCATGGCAACGCTGGGTCTGTCGCTAGGGCTGGACAAGAGGCGGTCCGGCAGGAAAGGAGACGTCCAACTGACTCCGCCCTCCCCACGCACAAgccacacccctcacacactcactagcACAGAACACACGGACCCCAGTGAAGACAagtcagcactcacacacacacacactagtgatgagcacacagcacacacaccctctggtgAGGAAAACACACTTCCTGCAGCAGCGTGTGGAGAGCTGCGTCCAGCCCCAGcctcagggtcaaaggtcagcccaggcaggagtgaggagaggacgCCAGAGGACACGCACAGGGACGCCCGAGACATCAAGAGGATCAgcag gTTTCAGGACTCTCCTCTCAGCTCAGTGTCCAGCAGtgactgtgagagtgtgtctgtcaCAACATGCAGTCTGTCCAGCACATACACTCCCag ccccaTCAGTAGTCTGACCAGCAGCTCTGAGGGACTGGACCAGCAGGATATGCAGTTGGCCCTACAGGCCGCCAAGACTGCTGCCCGCAACAAAATCCGCTCTCGTTTCCATAGCAGCAGCGACCTTATCCATCGCCTCTTCGTCTGTATATCAG GTGTGGCAGATCAGCTGCAGACAAACTATGCCAGTGACCTGCGGAGCATCCTCAAGACACTTTTTGAAGTCATGGCAACCAAATCTGACCAGGGCGACAATGACAAGCAAAAAAAAG gCCCGGTGCGTAGCGGTCTGCTGGAAGACTGTGTCCTCTGCCAGGAGAGCAGCTCCTCTTCGGATGTCACCACCAAGGCCCATGATGAACAGGTCGAAG accCTCCGGAGTGGGTCCCAGATGATGCGTGTAGCTCGTGTGTGTCGTGTAAGGCTCCATTCACAGTCATCCGCAGGAAACACCACTGCAGGAGCtgtggaaag attTTCTGCTCGCGCTGCTCCTCCCACTCTGCTCCGTTGCCAAGATACGGCCAGATGAAGCCGGTGCGAGTGTGTACACACTGCTACATGTTCCACGTCACACCCTTCTACAGGGACCGCACAggcatctga